One part of the Deinococcus humi genome encodes these proteins:
- a CDS encoding proline iminopeptidase-family hydrolase, with translation MSRPPPDPATYFDTTGRDDRLSGGVRRIPIDTPHGTFQVWTKRVGNHPTIKVLLLHGGPGATHEYFEAFDSYLPAAGIEYYYYDQLGSAYSDQPDLPELWELPRFVEEVEQVRQALGLSRENFFLLGHSWGGILALEYALKYPEHLRGLIISNMMSSIPQYNAYARSTLMPGMDQDVLAEIQQLEADSDYENARYMELLVPHHYVHHVLRLSPEEWPDPVNRAFKHINPAIYVPLQGPSELGASGKLVDWDRTADLKHVDIPTLVIGAQHDTMDPAHMAWMASELPDGQHLHCPDGSHMAFYDDQERYFDGLIRFLHDIDARPAQE, from the coding sequence ATGTCACGTCCCCCTCCAGATCCCGCCACTTACTTCGACACGACCGGACGCGACGACCGTCTGAGTGGCGGCGTGAGACGGATTCCAATCGACACGCCGCATGGCACCTTTCAGGTCTGGACCAAGCGCGTCGGCAACCACCCCACCATCAAGGTGCTGCTGCTCCACGGCGGGCCCGGCGCCACTCACGAATACTTCGAGGCGTTCGACAGTTACCTTCCGGCGGCGGGGATCGAGTACTACTACTACGACCAGCTCGGCTCGGCCTACAGCGACCAGCCGGACCTCCCAGAGTTATGGGAACTGCCCCGCTTCGTCGAGGAGGTCGAGCAGGTTCGCCAGGCCCTCGGGCTGAGCCGTGAGAACTTCTTCCTGCTGGGGCACTCCTGGGGCGGCATTCTGGCCCTCGAATATGCCCTGAAGTACCCCGAGCACCTGAGGGGCCTGATCATCTCGAACATGATGTCCAGCATCCCGCAGTACAACGCCTACGCGCGCTCAACCCTGATGCCGGGCATGGATCAAGACGTGCTGGCCGAAATTCAACAGCTGGAAGCCGACTCGGACTACGAAAACGCACGCTACATGGAACTGCTGGTGCCGCACCACTATGTCCATCATGTGTTGCGTCTGTCTCCCGAGGAATGGCCCGATCCGGTCAACCGCGCCTTCAAGCACATCAATCCGGCCATTTACGTGCCGCTGCAAGGTCCGAGTGAACTGGGCGCGAGCGGCAAGCTGGTGGACTGGGACCGCACCGCGGACCTGAAACACGTCGATATTCCAACGCTGGTGATCGGCGCCCAGCACGACACCATGGACCCTGCCCACATGGCCTGGATGGCCAGCGAGTTGCCCGACGGCCAGCACCTGCACTGTCCGGACGGGAGCCACATGGCCTTTTACGACGACCAGGAGCGCTACTTTGACGGCCTGATCCGGTTCCTGCATGATATCGACGCGCGCCCAGCGCAAGAGTAA